The Rhodopirellula halodulae genome includes the window CGCCGTTGTGTGTCTCGATCTTTGTGCTCAGCGGAGTGATGTGTGGCATGGCCGGGCTGGCACAAACTTCACGTTTGTCGTCGTCCGATCCCAATGCGGCAATTGGCATTGAGCTGGCTGCCATTGCCGCCTGTGTGATTGGGGGGACCAGTTTAATGGGCGGTCGTGGGAACGTGATCCGGTCCTTCATTGGCGTGTTGATCATCCAGGTTCTGCAAACGGGGCTCGCGCAGTTAGGAGTCTCCGACGCCAGCAAGCAAATCATCACCGGGTTGGTGATTGTCGTCGCGGTGTTGTTGGACGCGTTACGAACTCGATGGAACGATCGAACTTGAAGGGGCGAGTGAAGTGTTGCCACTCGAGTGGTTCACTCGCTGTTTGACGCTGACAACTCGTTCTTAAGACAGCTCGATACAATGCGGATCTTTTCGTAGGAGACCTTTTCGTCGAGCGCTTCGTAGATCGGCCGCAAGCGTTCGTCTTCTGCGGCCATCAATGCGGATCGAATCGCGGCGGCTTCATCGGTGTCGACCCACGGAGACGGGTCGGTGATCTTTTCAAGCTGGATGAATTCGCCGAGGTATTTGTGGACGGTCGACTCAGCCCGATCCATCCTTTGGGCAACCTCGTCAACAGAATGTCCTTCGCGAAACAGGTTCGCCGCCTGCATGCTGGCCGCATTGGGTTGAACGGGCATTTTCGGCGTGGGAACGGAGCCGTTTGCTTGGTCACGGTCGGTGGATGTCTGGTCGCAATACTCGTTGATGGAATCGAGAAAGAGCTGTCCGAATTCGTTGCGTTTGTGTTCGCCGATGCCGCGAATTCCTTCTAGCTTCGCAAGTGAACTGGGGCGAATCCTGGCCAGTTCTCGCAGAACCGCATCGCCAAAGATGACGTAGGCGGGGACGCCACGTTCGGATGCCAGTTGGCTCCGCAACGCTCGTAAGTGATCGAACAAGGCGCGGTCCACTCCCTCCCAAGAATCTCTGCCCGCGTTGGACGCACTGGATTTGGTGGCGACTCGCGTGAGCGACACCTGTCCTTCACCACGCAGCAATTCGCGGCCGGACGGCGTGAGGTGCAGGGAGTGATACTCGCCGACTGACACCAAATGATTTTGTGAGATCAATTGGTCGATCCAGGTCCTCACGGCAGCGGCGCCGTCGTTGGACAGCAAACCGTAAGTGCTGAGTTCATCATGCCCGGCTTGCAGAACCTTTTGGTCTCGAGAGCCGGTGAGGACCTTGACGGTATGGCCCGCGCCGTAACGTTCCTTCAGTCGCACAACGCAAGAAAGGATCTTTTGGGAAAGCGTGATGGGGTCTTCGACCACATCAAGTTCCCCCAAGCATACGTCGCATGCGTTGCAGTTATCAGCGTCGTATTCCTGTCCGAAGTATTCGACCAACGCGGCATGTCGACAATGCACACCGTTGCAAAACGCCGCCATCGAGTTGAGCGATTGCATCGCGGCGTCGAAGTTGTTCCGGTCTCCGTTTTCAAGAATGCGTTTCCATGACATGAGATCGCCGGGGCCATGGATCAGAACGCATTCCGCAGCCAAGCCGTCTCGCCCCGCACGACCGCTTTCCTGTTGATAGTGTTCAATCGACTTTGGCATTCCGGCGTGGATGACGTAGCGAACATTGGATTTGTCGATCCCCATTCCGAACGCGACCGTTGCCACGATCACGTCGACTTTCTCCTGGATGAAAGCTTCCTGGTTGGACTGTCGTTCTTCGTCTGACAGGCCGGCGTGATAAGGCAACACACGCACACCCGTGCCGGCAAGCGCCGCGGAAGTTTGTTCGACTTCCTTGCGCGTGATGCAGTACACCACGCCGGATTCGCCGGGATGCTTTTGGATGAAGTGTTGGATCTGATTCATCTTCCCGGCGTTGCGAACCATCCGATAAGTCAGGTTCGGACGGTCGAAGTTGCCGACCAGTACATGCGGATTTTCCAGGTTGAGTTGTTCCGCGATGTCGTCTCGGACGAGTTGGGACGCGGTTGCCGTGAAGGCGTGCACGGACGCGTTTGGGAACTGCTCTTTGAGCACGCGCAGCCCGCGATATTCCGGCCGGAAATCGTGCCCCCAATTGCTGACGCAGTGTGCTTCGTCGATCGCGAAAAAGGAGATGGGAACACCACGGAGGAAATCCATGGTTTTCGCAGTCAGCAAACGTTCGGGAGCGAGGTAGAGAATCTTGATCTCGCCGCGACGAATTCGATCGGCCGTTTCCCGTTTTTGATCGTTGGTTTGAGTGCTGTTGACGAGTGCGGCCGCGACGCCGTTGTTGGTCAATGCGTCGACTTGGTCTTTCATCAACGAGATCAAGGGCGAAACGACGACCGCCATTCCGTCGCGGACCAATGCGGGAACCTGGTAGCAAAGTGATTTTCCGCCGCCGGTGGGTAGAACCACCAAGCTGTCACGTCCGTGGATGACGTCTCGGACTGCTTCCTCTTGCAGGGGCCGAAACGAATCGTATCCCCAGACGGTTTCCAGGACCTGATGTGCACGCTCAAGCGATTCGGTCGAAGATGAATCGGAGGCTGGTCCAGTGGACGGTGATGAAGGCGACATCCAATTTCCAAGTGCTATTCGCGATCCGTTGACTGTGTGGGATCAGCGTAGCAACTTTGAACCGAATTGTCTTTTTGCGAATCGAGCAGATGAGTGGAGGGCGTTGGCGCACGCGGTCGGCCAGAGCGGTCGGCCAAAGCGGTTGGCTCGAGTGGTGCCGGCGATTCTACTGATCGCTCATCTTGGCACGAGCCCGGTGGAGCATCGGACCAATGCTGTTTTCGTTCAGACCAACGGCTTGGCTGATTTCCTGGTAAGACTTGCCTTCCAAGTGATACATGCGAACGACGCTGGCTTCTCGCGGATCCAAACGCATCATCAGGTGCTGCACTTCCTCAGCGTTTTCAATCCGCTGAAGTTCTCCGTTGATTTGGCACGGGTGAGCGTGTCCGTTGCTGCTGCCGTTGACGGTGGCTCCTGTGACAGTGGCCCCGTTGCTGCTCGGGCTCGACAGATGAGTGTTCGCGGCGGATTGATTGGCCATCAGACGACGAACCACCACACGTCGAGCAACGATGGTCAGGTAAGTTGCCAGCGAGCACTGACGACGGAATCGACGCAGGACCGCAAGATCGTGGCGAATGAAAACCAGGAACACTTCTGCGACCAAGTCATCACGGGTGGCTTCGTCCATCGACAACCCACGGCCCATCGCCGTCCGATTGACGACGTGGACAACCAGCCCAACAAATCGATCGACGAAGTCTTGCCACGCACGGGGTTCGCGGTCCAGACAACGTTGAAGCAATTGACGATCGACGTCGGAGAGGCTCACAGTGAAGATCCGGGAAGATGGAAGATCCGATAAGACAAGAGCGGTGAGCCGAGTGACTCAGGAATGAGGGCGGAAGATCCGTCATAAGCCTTTCCGCCATGTTAGATCGACCACCCGCCGGTGGCAAGTTTTTCGCCGAAGATTGCGATGAAGGAGGCTGTAGCGATTGGGGGCTATGTGAGGACGAAATCCGACGATTTGCGAGGATTTGACCAGAGACGGACCTCCAATTTCGTAGGCTGCCGATTGTTTGGATCAGCAGGGTCATGCGGATCATGGCGGTCAGTTGGTCCGGGCAATCGCCGATACGTCATTGCTGAAGACTTGAGAGGGGGGCACAGACGACCAGGCAATATTTGGAACCTATGGTTCTGCGTCTCGCCAAAGATTTCAAGCAAAACAAGCGGCCATGAACGACAACTTGGTTCCAAACGACCTGACCCACGACAGCCTGCCATCCGTCGTGCCGGTGACTGTCCCCGGCAATTCTTCTGTCGATCCATCCGCGGAAGTAACGGAAGCGGATGCGATTTCGCAACCCACCGTGTCCGACAACGATGCGGACCGTGTGGCCAAACAAGAGCAATCTCAAGACGCTGCCTACTCGGCGTCTCGGTTGAGCGAGTTGTTGCTGGGTTTGGGGGAAGCCGCGACGGGCCATCTGCCCGGTTCGATGGCTTCCGATGGCACATCGACGGATGGACAGTCCGCCTCGGCCGAGGACACTCGACCGTTCGAGAATCATTTGGCGATGGTTCGTTTGGGCATGGCGACGTCCCTCTTCTACGCACTGCGAACCAAGCACGCTCCCACGGCGGCGCACAGTCTGCGAGTGGCGTTGGCTTGTTCGGCTTGGTGTGAGCGTTTGGGATTGGCCGAGGACGTCCGCGATCG containing:
- a CDS encoding RNA polymerase sigma factor translates to MSLSDVDRQLLQRCLDREPRAWQDFVDRFVGLVVHVVNRTAMGRGLSMDEATRDDLVAEVFLVFIRHDLAVLRRFRRQCSLATYLTIVARRVVVRRLMANQSAANTHLSSPSSNGATVTGATVNGSSNGHAHPCQINGELQRIENAEEVQHLMMRLDPREASVVRMYHLEGKSYQEISQAVGLNENSIGPMLHRARAKMSDQ
- the recQ gene encoding DNA helicase RecQ, which produces MSPSSPSTGPASDSSSTESLERAHQVLETVWGYDSFRPLQEEAVRDVIHGRDSLVVLPTGGGKSLCYQVPALVRDGMAVVVSPLISLMKDQVDALTNNGVAAALVNSTQTNDQKRETADRIRRGEIKILYLAPERLLTAKTMDFLRGVPISFFAIDEAHCVSNWGHDFRPEYRGLRVLKEQFPNASVHAFTATASQLVRDDIAEQLNLENPHVLVGNFDRPNLTYRMVRNAGKMNQIQHFIQKHPGESGVVYCITRKEVEQTSAALAGTGVRVLPYHAGLSDEERQSNQEAFIQEKVDVIVATVAFGMGIDKSNVRYVIHAGMPKSIEHYQQESGRAGRDGLAAECVLIHGPGDLMSWKRILENGDRNNFDAAMQSLNSMAAFCNGVHCRHAALVEYFGQEYDADNCNACDVCLGELDVVEDPITLSQKILSCVVRLKERYGAGHTVKVLTGSRDQKVLQAGHDELSTYGLLSNDGAAAVRTWIDQLISQNHLVSVGEYHSLHLTPSGRELLRGEGQVSLTRVATKSSASNAGRDSWEGVDRALFDHLRALRSQLASERGVPAYVIFGDAVLRELARIRPSSLAKLEGIRGIGEHKRNEFGQLFLDSINEYCDQTSTDRDQANGSVPTPKMPVQPNAASMQAANLFREGHSVDEVAQRMDRAESTVHKYLGEFIQLEKITDPSPWVDTDEAAAIRSALMAAEDERLRPIYEALDEKVSYEKIRIVSSCLKNELSASNSE